Proteins from one Acidobacteriota bacterium genomic window:
- a CDS encoding phosphoribosylaminoimidazolesuccinocarboxamide synthase, which translates to MDTQTALLTTDLPGIPLFRRGKVRDVYDLGDTLLIVATDRISAFDCVMPNGIPGKGCVLTALSRFWFEQMKDLVPNHVLTSSVSDYPARLQPFADQLEGRSMLVRKTDCFPVECVARGYLAGSGWKDYLKTGSVCGIELPSGLVESAQLPEPIFTPATKAETGHDENISESRMAEIVGAETTAQLKNLTLTLYRRAAQYAHERGIILCDTKFEFGLLNDQIIWIDEALTPDSSRFWPADEYMPGQSQRSFDKQFVRDYLETLDWNKQPPAPALPDQIVAATQARYLEAYERLTGKQLFLVDKSVVSRQ; encoded by the coding sequence TTGGATACACAAACTGCCTTACTTACCACGGATTTACCTGGGATTCCGCTTTTCCGGCGTGGAAAAGTACGGGATGTCTACGATTTGGGCGATACATTGTTGATTGTGGCGACTGACCGGATTTCAGCCTTTGATTGTGTGATGCCAAACGGCATTCCTGGAAAAGGATGTGTGTTGACCGCGTTGTCACGTTTCTGGTTTGAGCAAATGAAAGACCTGGTGCCCAATCACGTGCTGACCAGCTCGGTTTCCGACTACCCGGCGCGACTCCAGCCGTTTGCCGATCAGCTCGAAGGGCGCTCCATGCTGGTGCGCAAGACCGATTGTTTCCCAGTCGAGTGTGTGGCACGTGGGTATCTGGCTGGATCAGGGTGGAAAGATTACCTGAAAACCGGAAGCGTCTGTGGGATTGAACTTCCATCTGGCCTGGTTGAGTCAGCCCAACTGCCGGAGCCGATTTTCACACCCGCTACCAAAGCTGAGACCGGGCACGATGAAAATATCAGCGAATCCCGAATGGCTGAGATTGTGGGTGCTGAAACCACTGCCCAGTTAAAAAATCTGACATTGACACTCTATCGGCGCGCGGCTCAGTATGCTCACGAACGCGGTATCATTTTGTGTGATACAAAGTTTGAGTTTGGCCTTCTCAATGACCAGATTATCTGGATTGATGAGGCGCTGACACCTGATTCTTCACGCTTCTGGCCGGCTGACGAATACATGCCAGGGCAGTCACAGCGGTCGTTTGACAAACAATTTGTGCGTGATTACCTGGAAACCCTTGACTGGAACAAACAACCACCAGCCCCAGCCTTACCTGATCAGATTGTTGCTGCCACGCAGGCACGTTATCTCGAAGCCTATGAACGGCTAACCGGGAAACAGTTGTTTTTAGTTGATAAGTCAGTAGTCAGTCGTCAGTAG
- a CDS encoding CvpA family protein, translated as MKGLVRSLSTTAGVIVGLMLALVFYREAAHFFQMIGFSEVTALWLGMISPMVLALAASAALSYSLREVLKKLGLTVLDRVGGGALGLARAVLFWSLIYLAFTAFPIRLQFIEGAQTGPILKAGAQVLAFLSSQDVEKRFDQGVAELRKLKAGLSSSSPKDKTPQPDSKERR; from the coding sequence ATGAAAGGGCTTGTGCGCAGCCTGTCAACAACGGCGGGTGTGATTGTCGGGCTGATGCTCGCACTGGTTTTTTACCGCGAAGCCGCGCATTTCTTTCAGATGATTGGCTTTTCTGAAGTCACGGCACTCTGGTTGGGGATGATTTCTCCCATGGTGCTTGCCCTGGCTGCAAGCGCCGCGCTTTCCTATTCATTACGGGAAGTGTTGAAAAAATTGGGGTTAACCGTGCTTGATCGAGTTGGTGGCGGTGCGCTTGGTTTGGCGCGGGCCGTGTTGTTTTGGTCGTTGATTTATTTGGCATTTACCGCCTTTCCAATTCGGTTACAATTTATCGAAGGCGCCCAAACTGGACCAATTTTAAAAGCCGGCGCTCAGGTACTGGCTTTTCTCTCGTCACAGGATGTGGAAAAACGTTTTGATCAGGGAGTTGCTGAACTCCGCAAACTCAAAGCCGGGCTTTCTTCATCGTCCCCTAAAGACAAAACCCCTCAACCTGATTCGAAAGAGCGACGATGA